GCTGCAGGATAACTGTGAGAAAGAAAGGCACCACAGCAAACAGAAGACAGCCTGATGGTTTCACTTTTAGCGAGACCTTAAGCTGACAGTGGAAACTAGAGTGCGGCTGTAAAACTGTGCAAAGCCAGTGACATTTTATGTGCCTCAGACCTGCTTCCATAGCTTTCCCTTCAAAGCCACAGAATGTTGTCAATGAGTATATAGTTTCTCTCTGCATGCCTGCGCAGTGCGTCAAAACCAAGTCTGCAAGGATTTGTAGTTGCAGTGCTTCCACCAAAGTATCAGCTAAACAAACTTCTCCCAGAGAAGCGCTAGATCGCAGAGTTACGCAAGAAAATAACACAATGCTTCACATCATGCTAGTCTACCTTTAATTTCCAATAGACACACTTCTGTTACCAGGTGTTCTTTGGAGCCCTACTTTTAATTATAGAGTTTTTAAGGTCCCAAGGCAACGCAAGAGCTACAAGAGACAGTTGTGACAGGGGCTCCAaattaatttcgaccactgggGTTTCTTTACAGCGAACCTATGTAAACAACTGCAGAGCTGCAGCAGTAAGGTCTTTCTGTGAGGGCTTGTGATGACAGTATTGCTAAATCGAAGAACAAATATGACAAATACTTAGGAACACTTTAACATAACAGATATAATAACTGTTAAAAGCGCCAATATTTCAGTTTAACTATGAAGAAAACAGCAGTATGACCAAGACAGTTTCGACAACCTTGAGTTTTCGATGTGCCTCAAGATCTTGCAAACCGGATGCATCTGCACTTTACTCTCATCAGTATGCAGCAACATGCAACATGAAAGTAACAAATCGCTGTGCCTAAAACTTAATGTATAACAGTTGTTAACGGCTATATACATGGTTTCAATGTTTCCTCTGCCAGTGTGGGTGACCGATATCACTGAGTGCATCACATTCAAATAGCCATGGTGCCACTGCCTGCACGAGTGTGCACGAAGGTACGTTAGGAGACTATTGACATCCCGCCAGAAATATTATTGCTTAAATTTTTCTCGCTTTCAGCTGCTTGGTAAGCGCTCAAAAACATTCTCGCAAAGGCATGCAGAAATGGAGAGCAGCAATGGCGTTATTATACTACAGCCTATTTGAGCGTTGTTTTGCCCTCATTCTTTGCTGCACAGAACTGCCGATGTTATGCCCATGAGTAGCACAGAATTACGAAAACATGGGAGTAAGAAAACGCCCATTCACGGCGCATGACTCAATGAAATGCTAATACGTGCAAAAATCATGCAAAAATGAAGGGAAAACATTACGAGCCACACTTCCAACGTGCTTTGCAGCATGCTGCCACTATGTTCATTTCGCACTTCAAAGCGGAGTGCTAACACATGTGAATGTAACTTCAACCAACAAGTGCGTAAATGTAGGGATGTGTAGATAATTGGTTTATGTACCAGGAGGTTCACCACTTGAAGATGCAAGTAGGAGTAAAACATTAACACcaaaggaatgaatgaatgaataaataaataaataaaataaatgaataaatgccaATGAAAAAGAAAGGATTGTTACCCGTACAACAATAGCAACAACGAGGTGCACAGAACACGCCAGAAATGGTGTCCTAGCTTTCAGGAATTCAATCGTGGTATGTCAAGGAGTGAGATGCAGTTGTTGGAATAATGACATCTTCAATGCAAGGAATATAAAAATCATTGACACCAACTGAATCACCATTGCAGGAGGTCAGAGAAACATCCCATGCATATGGGCCGGCTCATTTGTAATCTTCAAGCCGTGGTTTTAATTGTGGACACAATGGGTTGCAGTCTAACCTTTTACAAGACCTTACAGACAACCTCGAAGAACAGTCTTGCTGTCAGCACGACAACATCGATCCAACACTGTCTTGTCCCGTTCTGTTATCCCAAACTAAAGTGAATACCACGCGGCAGGTACTTCAGCCATCGTTATACTCCAGTCATTATGAGGTGCAACATGTACAGGCTGACCTAGATCACTGCCACTTGGGGAGATACGCCAACAATTTGCTAGATGTGGCAGTTGTTTTAGAGTTGCAGCAAAAGGTGTGCTCCCTTTTGCTTTGACAGCTATGTAGATGAACTTTTTTTGCTCTGGTCGTCAATGCTATCTTGTTTTGGTCTGGCCATCCTGCCTTTTATTAGTGATGGAAAGAAGCTGCCCCACTTAAAGCTTTGCAGTTTCATTCTCATTCATGCCTCAAATCCACAATAAAGGTCCATACTATTAAAGAAGTTAGTCCCAGTAAAGAGTGACAAATTACTACAGACTTCTCCGGCTTCGAATAGATGTGACAGCACCTCAGCACGTGTATTTCATTGCACTCAGCCAAAGTATGTCCTCAGAGCCCCTGCAATTTCATTCAGGATACCGAGTACATGTGGTGTAACCCACCGCCAAGTGAAAACAGCGGCCACCAAGCCGCAGCGGTAGACCAGCGAGCACCGACATGTGCTGCCAGATCTTTCGCAGACACAGTATAAGAATCACGCAGCATAAGAAGACGAAACACAGTCTGCAAGAGCACAGCATGATGAAGTACTGCTCCATAGGTGCAGACATTGAAATGAAGTGGCCGTCAGAGGTTCGCAATGTGACTTCCAATTAAATCACCACATCATGAATGTGGCAACCCTTTTTGACTCTCAATAAAAACATCGAAAGCTGTAAAACCATTGAACAATGCAAACACAGAATGAAGAAAAGATCTATGTCCAGTGTTTGTGCTGATCAATATTCAGCTGCTTTACAAGATCTACCGACGAGCCCAAATGAGTGTACTCCTGATGCAGTACACATTATGCACCATGTCACTAATTATATTCGCCACATTATGATTGTGGTTTGACGTCGAATAGAAATAATGCGAACTGTAATATGCGCTAACTATCACTCAAATGCGTTTGACACCGTGTAAACCACAATAAGGCGAGGCAAGGAATGAGCTAAACCTTAGCAAACGTCACAACAAGCCCTCAACAAGCCCAAGTGCCACAATTCAGGTAGTTTTGGCTACGAATAAGACAGTGACTTAGTTAGCCACTCACTTGCCTAACATTTATAAAGTGGGGACCAACGTGATGATACTGTTAAAGAGAAAACATATAATAAAATGCAAAGGTGCATAAAGCACAAGAGTTGTCACTCATGAATAAGGAAAACCAGAATGCAGAAAGGATACTGtcttctttcgttcgttccgtGTTCTCCATTCCTGGCAGGGCAGCTGCTACACGTCTGAAGAGCTGTGTGACAGAGAGAGAAGCATTCAGCTTAATCTCCCAGCACTGCTAGGCATGCCACAGATAATGTATGACGTAAGCCACTGAAGTTATATGAACTGATATTCGTAATGCagataaaacaaaaaacacagaCTTTAAAGAAACGGCTTGATTTGCCACACAAACACATGACTTGGCCTGCTATGTTCTTAAAAACGTAACCCTTCAAATTGGAATGTGTGGTAAAATGGTTGCTTAAAACAATCACTGCATTGCACACTCAACTGTGACGCAATGTGTTAGGGCTATTTTTTCAAGAACTCCCTACGAGTAGTTTTTAAACATTTGTCTCGTAAATCTCTGAGAAATCACTCTCAACAGGTAAAAAGTTCCAGCTTCAGCAGCTTTCATGACGTATTGGTTTACAAGACAACAGAAACATTGCAAGGACAACCTTATCGCAAACTCAAAGATGTACAGTAAGATTCACTGCTAGGAGACTTTCTTCCCAGACAGGAGCAACTTGTGTAAATCTGGGTACTCTGCTACTACGAATGTCATTCTGCACTCAACGGTCAATAAAGTctatgcagtgaagcatagtgACGGCAAATTCCCTGCTACAACTTGTCACAAGCTATTCCATTGGTCGCAATGCATAAGTTGCTAGGCCCAACAAGAACTGCTACGTTGGGAGTTGGCCACCAAAGTTTTGGTTACATGCCTAGTCAATGTGGTAGCAACTCTGTTTGTGGCAGTAAAGTTTGCGGCACTGCACATGTGGTTTGTGCCCAAAACATTATATGGCAGCTGAAATTGCAGTCACTGGCATTATACATCTGTGCTACATATGGCCATGCCATAGGAAAGTCTTACGCAGGTCTAAGCAATAAGATGCCTGAAAAATTTGTCGACGACTGTATCAGACTTTCTTTCTTATAGATTATGTACAATATGGAGCACGTGCAAACAAAATTTTCTTTGCTTGAAATGATATTTTGGATCCCACATTTTTCTTATCTCATAGCAGAAAGCACCCCAGTGAATTAAAGCATGACCAACCAAATTTCAGATTTGCTTCTTTATATCATTATCGTCACATGTGCTGCATCAAGGTTAAGATTACAGAAATGGATGACCGATTGTGGTATCAAACCCCTGTCTTCCAACAAAGGAACCCCGTGATCTAACGATAAGCCACGATCGCACACATGCTTCTCTCATGACGAAGTTGCTCTGTCAGTTTCTCACTCTTCTCCCTGGCCACAGATTGAAATGCGAGAGACTGCGTTACATACATGGCACTGCCTCCGAGACTGGCCCATACTATACATTAGAGGAACTGCTCCAAAGATAGTGCAGTCCATGTTTAATGCTGTCACATTCAAACCCGAGTGCACAAGTTCTTGTCACTATCTCTGCCACTTCTTTCCTTATGTTTTTCAAATGATGTTAAGCTTCAAGAGCAATATAAGCATTTAATATCATGTGTGGGAAAAATTAAACGGATGCAGAAGGCCGATTGAAGAATTCTGCAAGTCTTTTAGTGCTGAGAAAGCGTGGTTCCCTCACCTGCTTGACATTGTAGCCAGACTTTGCACTGGTTTCTATGAACATAACATTGAGCTCTTTTGCCTTCCTCTCGCCATCCTCTGTCGTCACTTGCCTGTAAGTGAAGCAGAGAATGCATATAAATGGAACACAAAAACAGAAGACCCTATGAAAACACTTCCAAATTTCCCACATACTGTGTACCATATGACAAGAAATGCTTACCTCTTGTCAGAGAGGTCAGTCTTGTTGCCAACAAGCATGATTATGACATCATTCCCCCTTTCCGTCCTCACATCATCTATCCACTTGGATGTTTGATGGAATGAGTTGGCATCTAAATCAAAAGTGGGGTACAGGTTACCGACTGTTAACAGATGAATAATTTAAACCCAACAAGCGCAGCATTCTTTTATAGCTACACATAACGTGAATGTCAAACCAGGACAGGAAAACATCTTGCCACCATATTGTTATGAAAATTGTACTAATTTACAGTACATGGATGTCAGGTGTAGTTTTTATATTGTCACTAGGAACCAATCAGTGATATCCTGAAGAAAATTCTGAGTGGACACGAACTGCCTCTACGCTAGCGCCATAGTGCCAGAGATACTAGGAGGTTCTAAAAATGGCGGCTGCAAATAGCTTTGTGTCTCACAAACAAAGTGTCTCTATCAAAGCGTGTGCACAGAACTCTTCTAATTGACCAATCAATGCAAACTGGCTTCATGGCTACAGTGCCCATGAGAGAGAGGTGGTCCAGGAAGATTTAAGTACACTACTTCTAAGCTCCCTATGGTACAGCTTGTCCAATGAAAGCAAATGGTAACTTATTGGGCCCTGCCTCCTTAAGGGTCAATTCCCTGACCTGAGACAAAAAACATTTGCAAGCTTCAAAGATAATTCACAAAGTAACTAAGCTTTAACGGGACAATACGTAAACTCCAGTGGCATTAACTAAACTAATTGTTCACAAAGTAACTAAGCTTTAACGGGACAATACGTAAACTCCAGTGGCATTAACTAAACTAATAAGTTTCTGTCTGTAATACAGCTCAATTGTTGTGTTACACTGCTACGATAGCACAGTTATCTATCAGATTGTACAAGTTAAACTTAGGCCACAAAGCAGTCAGCCCCTGCACTGTTTGAATCTATGCAAAACATAGCCCGCATGTTTTTTCGCGATAGATAAAGGACCCATGTTTACTTAGGAAGAACTTTATTGGCACCAAACATTTCTATGTGAGAGAAGTTGATGGGCAGAAAATTAAAGCAATAACTTACTGGTTATGTCATAAACAACTACAGCAACTGTAGAATCCCTTATGTAACTTGGAATGAGGCTCCTAAACCGCTCCTGACCTGCTGTGTCCCACAGCTGTAGACGGACCTGCACACGAAAAGAATGTGCTTCATTCACCTGAACTCTTTACTGCGAAACTCTATATGATGCTTCTGTAAGTAACCTACTTGATAGAATAAAGATGACTGAGTTTCTGTTCAACATACTTGCCAGTGCACTAAGAAATTGATACTCAACACACTTGCATGTTGTCTAACAAATTCATATAAATAATATAcacaaagacataaaaagacaaaATAAGATACACACTGACAACAGATACTTAATGTGTTTAAGAATTGGCCTTCCTCTCTGTAACATTTTCCTTGCATTTGAGAAAATGAATGCtctaaaatattttaaaaaagaaggggggggaggggaggaaatAACATACAGCAGTACTAAATATACCAACTCAAATGCCCTTTAACTGAACTAAAGTGAACTTGCTTAAACCTGGCATTGGTTGAATTAAACAGCTATAGGGCACTGGTTGAAATTGACAGACATCAAATGCACCAAATTTCTTCCATATGAAAATTGCATGTGCGATTACAGGCAAACGAGGCAAGCTCTAGCAATGCAAGTAAAGAAATTAAGTACGCTTTCAACTATTCATTCCAAGGTTTAGTGCTGCACTTTTTCCATAGGTGTGACACACATGCCAGAAGCTCAATTTTAGCAATTCAGTTCACAGTGGAGAAGGTAATCAGAATGGTGCCTTGTAATAAGCACTTGTAGTTTTAATGAACATGGCCAGCATGTAAAGGCACTGCCTACTTTATATTCGTCTTCTTGTACTGGTTTTCTATGCTGTAAAAATAAACGAAATttcagctgtttttgtttgtttggcaTTATCTAACACACACGAGTAAACCTAAATTAATAAAGCAACTACACATTAATCTAGGCTTTCAGTTTCATTCGACCCGACAATGCAAGAAAAGTTTATAACTACGAAATATCTAAGGAATTCATCGTCAAATGAAAGCACAAAGGAGGAAACTTACTGTGCGGTCTTCGAGGTACATGGTCTTCGACAAAAAGTCTATGCCTATTGTGGCCTGCAAGGAGATTGAAGTGGGAACTATGACCAAACTGCCCGACAATATATGCAAATATAACTGTGATAGCAATGTCAACACTAGCTACATTACTGTCGTCGCCATTGGCCTGTACGTGTGTGCTTGGCTGTAACAGCAACAAAGTGGATACATTACCATACTCCGATCAATCAGCTATAGCAAGCCTAGGGCAGAGCTCTTGCTTCGGCAGCTGGAGTTAGTGTTGTGCGCACATTGCAGTGCGTAAACTGGCCTGAGTCGAATGAAGAGCACAAATGTCAAGCTAAAATCTGCCAAATACTTTACTAGTTGCCAACCAAACGGTACCGGTCACTTTGTCTAAATCTTGTGCAGCATTGATACGTAATGCCACTTCAAATTTTTATCATTATGCCAGCGGTGTGGCACGCATGGCATTTTCCAGCACACTGCCTTTTTGCTGCACAGCAGCACTTGTCTCACTAGCTGCATTGTGACATGTCACTTCTATACACCGTTTGAGCACTGGACAAGAAGGAAGCTCGAATGCATTGCTAAACTGTATTGTCTCTTTCAATGCTTTGCCTTTGCGCAAAACTGCAATTCTGTTTCATCTGCAAATAATGAGGCATTTTCTTGTGCACTCAtgctaagcaaaaaaaaatctgccaaaggcatctgtaaaaaaaaagtgctgcacAGGACCTTACAGAGCCTGTTCCATTACTTTTTCTTCAGAAACATTTTAGTTTTTAATATTATGATTAATGATGTCTACCTGTCAAGATATTTTGTATTGTACTTTGATGCTGTTGTATATTCTTGAAATTTCCAAACAGCAGGATCTCTTTCCAATCCGTTTTTATACTCCATCCCACTCATTTCGCAATGCTTAGAAACCTTTTCACCTCTGCGCAGGAAAATAATTGCACGAAACTGTGAAATGGACACCACTAAGAAGACACACGGACAGATCGAGCACAATTACTCTGTATTCTATGCAGGCAATTATTTTCCTGCACAGAATGAACCAACTAGACGTCCCTTTTCACCTCGTTCTGTAAGTTTACCACATGTGCCTATCATATTCAATAAACTCGATTGATTTTTAAATTAATAAAGCCCCGATCGAAAACATTTCAAGGAAGTCAAGAAAGTGCGAAGCTGCTTATTCCCATTCTGTCGTATAGTTTGTGGGATCACTACATTTTTATTTCTGTCCAAAGGCATTTCAGCAGGCACACTCAGCACCAGATGCCGGTGCCCTGAAATCTAGGCAAACCTTTGTGCATTGTAAGCAAAGATTATCCCAGCCCAAAACAGACACATTTACTTTTGGAAAAGCTGGCAACATGCACTGGTGCCTCATGAAGCTGCTGCATCACGGTTACGGAGGATAAAAATTATTGTTGTAGGAAGTAGCTTGTAAGTCTCTCACTGGGATCTAATTGAGAAGAACCACAGGACAGACAAAAAGGAAAGACTAGTACTAAAGATTTTATaggtttgtttatttctgtcttcagtgagagaaaaagaaggatgAAAACGGCGTAACACACATTTTACCTCAACCAAATTCATTTAAGAAACAATCACAATCTATGCTTTTCCATAaaagtaaaagtaaaaaaaaaagctgcttttTGAGAGTAAAAATAGTTGCGACAACTCAAACCAAATAAAAAGGTGCTTATAAGGACAGATTACAttgcgataaaataaatattaagaaAATGAAGTTATAAGCACAATTTTAATAAAATAATCGAAAGGCAGCTTCAGACATTTGAGAATAAGAAGTGTTTCTTTCTAGCTGCCCAAAAGTATTTAAGTCAGACCTATATAAATCATAGCGATGATGCTGTTGGCATTTGAGTGTACACATTGTCAGCCTGAAAGTTAGAGAAATTTTCACAGCCTTATGCAAAATTAATCGTTCACATTTCATTTTTTGATTATAGCTGGCTGAAACAAATGAGTGGTTTGGAGCCCATTTGCAAAACGATCTAGCTGAGCGTATAGATTTTTGTTAAGAAAAAGATTCTTTGAGCTGGTAGATCAATACTTTACATTTCGAAGCCCTCCGAAGGAACACTTTTTTCAGCAATATTTTTGCTTTCAGTGAGCCTTTGAATGTGAAATATTTTCTTTGCTCAGCTAGACCATATCGAGGTAGGGGCCTAAACAAATAAAAGCTTAATTAACGAAACTTGAATTACACATGAAAATGTGCAAATTACTCTGTATTGTAAGGCTGCCAGTCGAGAGACTTGAATGCCAACAATTTCGTCACCATGACTTATATATGCCTAGATTAAAAAAATTGgtacagctgaaaaaaaaaatgcccagtACAAATACGTAAAAGGGCTCTGTGCCAAGATTCGGGCCTTTTACAAGTGAAGTTTGTGCAATGGCTTATTAGTGGAAGCTACATtagagccaggcccgtagccaggaattttttccggggggggcggggggggaggcacttactgaaaaccttgactatttcagaaaaacacctattttcattacttatttttggtaaaaacacctacttcaccaaaatttcagggggtgggcgggctagcccccccccccccctggcttcaGGCCTGATTGAGCTAACACATGACCCTCGAATACTTGGAGTGAACTCTCTGAGCAGTTTCCTTCCATCAACCATGCTACAGCAAGACGACACACGTGTATAACAGAACAGCAGCATGCCTGATGACATTGTGAACAGACAAAATCAAAAGTCTATCAAAAGCAGCTGCATGTCATTCCAAACATCTGTGCTTCGGTGCATTGCACTACTCTTTCTAGCACGTACGcaatgcaataataaaaaaaatctatttGGGGAGCTCACACGGCTTAGCAGTGCAAGTACATTTGTGTGATTTTTAAGTATTAATGGATGACATCACGCTAGCTGCCATTGCGGTTAAAACTAGGCTGCTGCTAAATATGATTTCCTAGGCATGGTCGGTGCTTGAAAATGAGTGGCATTTCCCATGCCAGTAAAGGTTAACATTTTCAACTGCGTATCTGCCTTATTTGACAAAAGCTCTGCAAAAGCAAGCTAGTTTAAAAATATGTCGCACTACTTTTAGTGTAGTATAATTCACGCCACAGAAGACCCTTTCAAATCAATATGgcgttgaaaaaagaaaaaaggccatCAATTCATAACAGGTCCAATGTAGAATGCACAACATTGTACCTCACAAGAATTCTGACACAAGTGGTGACCAATTTCCTTCAAATGAGCATTCAACAAAGATTACGAAGTCAACACAAGTACAAAGAGACATAGTGATGGGAAATAAAGAACACACCTGGTATGTGTTATCAAAGCTGTCATACATGAAACGTGTGATGAGGGAAGTTTTCCCAactgaaagaaaaggaaagcatttTCACTTTATTGCAGCAGGTTTTATGTTTCGAATAACTGCACCAAACTAAGTAGCTTCAAAGCACCTAATACAAGCACCTT
Above is a window of Rhipicephalus sanguineus isolate Rsan-2018 chromosome 3, BIME_Rsan_1.4, whole genome shotgun sequence DNA encoding:
- the LOC119387809 gene encoding ras-related protein Rab6 isoform X2 — protein: MFPPAHAAMSSSGDFGNPLRKFKLVFLGEQSVGKTSLITRFMYDSFDNTYQATIGIDFLSKTMYLEDRTVRLQLWDTAGQERFRSLIPSYIRDSTVAVVVYDITNANSFHQTSKWIDDVRTERGNDVIIMLVGNKTDLSDKRQVTTEDGERKAKELNVMFIETSAKSGYNVKQLFRRVAAALPGMENTERTKEDTVPLKPQEPPKVMKDEEGSCIC
- the LOC119387809 gene encoding ras-related protein Rab6 isoform X1, which gives rise to MFPPAHAAMSSSGDFGNPLRKFKLVFLGEQSVGKTSLITRFMYDSFDNTYQATIGIDFLSKTMYLEDRTVRLQLWDTAGQERFRSLIPSYIRDSTVAVVVYDITNANSFHQTSKWIDDVRTERGNDVIIMLVGNKTDLSDKRQVTTEDGERKAKELNVMFIETSAKSGYNVKQLFRRVAAALPGMENTERTKEDIVDVDLKDGPTETPRPEGGCAC